The genomic interval AGAAGGGTGGGCTTCAGGGCAGTAGTGACGGCTGCCTTTGTGCCACGGGGAAGGGCTGCCCTCCCTGGCGGCAGCCTGCTCACTTCCCCATGAGGGCTGCTCTGGGCACACAGGAACCAGGCCCCTGAGGATGCCACCTGGGCTGGTTCTGGGTTCTCCCCCTGGCAGCCACATGCAGACATTCCCCAGGAGCGACTAGGACTAGAAGGAGGGGGATGGAGCCCCCTCACAAGGGCAGCTCACCGCATTGTGCTTCTCCTGGCCCCAGCGCCTTAGCCATGCCATGTGGAGCCCCGCCCTTGGGGCAACAGGTTCTTTTAAAACCCCTTGGCCAGAATTTATGGCTTTCCTATCACCTTTGGTTGGGGACACAACTCTTTGGTGGATAAGATGCTGGCTTGTACACTCTAAAGTTTCTCCCTCGGAATCCACTTTAAGCTCTCCCTCTCATCTCCAAGGGCCAGCCATGGTCTGGGGTCTCTGGCAGCTTAGAGAGGTTGCAGGTGAAAAGGAGGGGCTTGCTGGTCCCCTACTCAGTGCTTTCCTTTGGTGCAAGGCACAAAGCAGCGAAGGGATTCCTTGGTGCACCAGTTCCCCAGGGCAAGCTGCTGTGCTCAACAGTTGACTGCTGCTTCCTGGGCCACTCAGCACCTCTTTAAGTCTGATGCCCCCCAGTCATAAGTGACAGAAGGCTGGCACTTTTCCAGGTCCTCATGGCTCCCACCCCCACTTGTCACCCACAGCCTCCTGTCAGCTTCCCAGTTCCCTGCCTGCAGCAGGGGCACCTGCAAGTTGTCTTGTTCAGCCTCCTGCAGACCCCTGCATGATACCCAGCATGGTGCGCGGTGTGGCAGCCCACTCTCAGTGCCCTTTCCTTTCCCACAGGGGCCCAGGGCATTGTCAGCAGCGGCCTGATCCCCTCACTGGTGTGGAAGctgcagagggaggaggagaagatcCAGGAGCTCCTCCTGGACACGCTGGCGGCCTGCCTGCTGGAGGACGCCACTGAGGCGCTGGCCAGCCACGCAGTGCCCTTCCTGAAGGAGAAGCTCATCAGTGCCAACGACAACATCCGCAGCAAAGCTGCCTGCACACTCATGGCCATCAGGTGAGGCCTGGCTGTGCagatggggcagggagggagcagtggccagccctgggcctgctactaaggcacagagaaggcAACCATACAGCTGCCCCTGGCCTCGCAGCAAGTCCAGGGGTTTGCAACGGACATCTTTGTGGCCCCACTTCCCCTGGGGACATGAAGCCCCACCTGTTTGGAGACTTGGAAGTTCCAGTGTGGAAGTGAGGGGGTGCCCCTGGCATCGCGTAGGTGGAGACCTGGGATGCCGCTCCCCACctcacaatgcacaggacagccccaacCCCGCCTGAGTCCAGTGGTGCTGAGGGGAGACACCTGCAGGACTCCATGTCTTAGCTTAAGTTCTTGAGGGTGGAGGGCCACTCACCTTCCAGCTCCCGGCCTCACAGTGTCACAGCCTGTGGCTGCCTAACCCCCGCTTCCTGAACTGGGACACAAAACACTGTGTCTTTTCAGATATTAAGATTTTGCCAACTGAAAGTTCTGTGGGCTGTGAAGTTTGGGAAAGTTTGATTCAGCTAACTGGGGTCTTTTGCTGTTGGAGGAACATGCCCCGTCCCTCTCCCGCAGGGCCTGGGGCAGTGTTTCCTGGGACTTGTGTGGGCCCTGTCACACCTTGGGAAGCTCCTTGGAAGTCCCAGACATTCATTTTCACAGCTTCATCCAGTGCCAGGATTAAAAGTGACTGAAAAGGACATCTCTCTTGAGGGTGGCTTAGGGACTCTCATGGAGACAAAATGTGTCTCCCTGTGACTCGCACCCTGGGTCTGGCTTCTCTTCACTTTGGGGCTGGGGAGACACCTGCTTTCTTATTCCCGTGATACCTTAGGGCAGAGCTCCATCGACCCTGGCTCCAGGGCAGTCTTGTCTACCGTGGCCCCAGGCCATATTCCCTGTTGTCTGAGCATAGGACTGAGGCTCAAACCTGACAGCAACGCCCCCTGCACCCTGGAGCTCAGGCTCTGGTCAGGCCTGGACCACCAGGGATGGTCCCAACACCAGTCCCTTTCTCTGCTGTGTCCTGGGTCTTGCTCTGGTGGTTCTGGGTCCTGCTCCCTTCTTCCACTGAAGCAAAGCCACCCAGCTGTTCCCTCTCTGGTCTAGCATCCCTCTGGAGGGCAAGAAACAGGTTTGGCGGTATGATGTCATCCCTATCCTGGTGCACCTTCTGGAAGACCCGGTGGAAGAGGTGCAGGCCAGCGCCGCTGGGGCCCTCATGTATGCCACGGTGACCACTGCAGGTGAGGCCGTCTGCTGGCTGGGTATCTGGGTGAGTGGGGTGTCCCTTGTGGACACTGGAGCTAactgggggtgtgtgtgtcacAGCAGCTTCCCAGCATGTTGGCTATCGCAACCAACTTTTCAGAACTCATCTTGTCCCCTTCCTGCCCTACCAAAATATTCCTGGTCTGTTGTTGAAGTCATTTCAAGTTTGGGTCCCAGGCTCCGCCTGCCCTCTTCTTCCTGGCCATAGTGGGCTGGCAGTTGTGGCCCCTTCCAGTCACTCAGTCACTCGCAGTAGGATCACTGTCCCTTCTTCTCCAGGTTACTCCCTGGGCCTGGAATtcctgcctctgtcccaggcTTCTTTGGGGCCATGGTTCTGGGATTGATTAATTTGCCATTGGTAGTTCAGTCATCCTGAGATCTAAGCAAACACTGGAGCCCTTGCTTCTGTGGTGACTAAATTACTTTTCTCAATTTGGGGAGAGGATGCTCAGAATATTAGATTCTCTCTCCAGTCCTGAGACTCCCAGCCACTCAGGCTTCAATACGCTGTTATCAGACCCTGGGCTAACAGAAGGGACCGGAGTTGGTTCTCCCTCCTGGAGGCCAGGGCAGGCCATCCCTCCGTGGTGACCTCTGAAAGCTATTGACCCTCCACATGGCCTGCCATTGCCTGCACCAGCCCCGTGCCCTGGGCTTCCTTGGCGTCCCTTGGAGGGTCGTCTGGGCCTCTGATTCTCAATCAGAATTCTGCAAAGACCCCAGAATGGGGGCCCCCCAGCCACTCTCCACTTGACCTTAATAGTGGAATCTGAGATGTACTTTCACAGGGAAGTATGCAGCCCTGGATGTGGAAGCCATCAATCCGCTCCTGAAAATGCTGGGTTTGCCCTCGAGAAAGGCCCGCCTGAATGCTATCAAGGCCCTCACTATGCTGGCTGAGGCCCCTGAGGGCCGCAAGTTCCTGCAGGTCCATGTGGCTGCCTTCCGTGTCCTTCAGGTGGATACCGACCAGGCAGTGCAGCGGGCAGCTAAGGTGGCGATTGAAGTCATTGAGTGGAAACCTTGAGCCTTTTATGAGGCTAGACCTGATAAGCTCCATGTCTAAATAAATGGGCTGAATTTCTTTATCTTGGGTCTAAATGTCACTTGGATGCCTACGGATCACGGtcacatctctctcttttctgccgAAGGGGAAATGCCCAGCTCAGGAGGACTAGGTCACTCATGGTCAGGTGAGGCAGCACAGGCTGAACTCAAGGCCCACGGACTGGTGGGAGGCAACTCTGTTCTCTGCTGGGGTCGAGTCCCCTCAGAAGGTAGGGGACAGGGCTCAGCCTTCTAGGGACAAGAGATGGGAGTAAGGGGGTTGGGTTGGGAGAAGAAACATAGCTGGACCAGGCATCCCCCAAGCTTTGGACACTGGAGTGGCCAGGCCTTTGGGGTGTGACTGGGCACAGCCCTGCTCAGCCATGTCTGCTCCCTTCCCACACTGGGTAGCAGGAAGGAAGGTCAAAGGTGTTACCTCGTGTGTGCTCTTGCTGGGAGTGGGTGAGTTGTAAGAGGCCCTCTCAGGAATGAGAGCTCAGGACAGGGATCCTCCTTAAGATCTTCCTCCCAAACAGCCACATTCTCCTCTAAAGGGTAGAAGTCACCTGAGTAAGCCCCAGGCAGACCTGAGGCCACGCTCCCCGCCAGCCCTCCCGGGCTGTAAGCCTGGCCTGGGTCTGGTTCGCCTCCATCTGCCTTGCTTCTCCCCCAAAGAGAAGTTGTCTAAGGAGGCTGAAAAGCTGGGGATAGGAGAGAAGCCAGGCATGCATGGGGATGCCTTCATCTCCCCCACCATCCCTGCCTGGTCTGGCATGGTGACTGTTCTCCAGCCTGTTCTGACCACTCTTGGAGAAGCTGCAGGAAGTCTTAGCTTAAGGGCTGAGCTCACTTGTCTGGGCTGAGTTAGAGCCTTAATCTTTCCCCATGGGCTGTTTGAGGCTTCCCGGCTCAAACAAG from Saccopteryx leptura isolate mSacLep1 chromosome 2, mSacLep1_pri_phased_curated, whole genome shotgun sequence carries:
- the RSPH14 gene encoding radial spoke head 14 homolog, with amino-acid sequence MAHTRISMYLPPNINPTQAAIAYGCRALPKLNEELQSEDLLTRQKALMALCDLMHDPEHVYVAISIGCLESLKALLKDTNHVVRIKATEVLYIMATHNVGREGFLEHGIIAALSFLLSDPLTACRENLHLVYKHLAQLPSGAQGIVSSGLIPSLVWKLQREEEKIQELLLDTLAACLLEDATEALASHAVPFLKEKLISANDNIRSKAACTLMAISIPLEGKKQVWRYDVIPILVHLLEDPVEEVQASAAGALMYATVTTAGKYAALDVEAINPLLKMLGLPSRKARLNAIKALTMLAEAPEGRKFLQVHVAAFRVLQVDTDQAVQRAAKVAIEVIEWKP